The following DNA comes from Bacteroidota bacterium.
TAAAAAAACAGAGTTAACGTGCGCCTCTGAGTTGTAGTAATCCAAACCATCGCAAGTAAGTCCTCCTAAATTTACACGTTGATATTCATTTTCCCAATTGTTGATGGCCATTAAAATGAACCTCTGGTTTATACCCCAGGTGTCAGGTAAAGTAGTAATAAATGAACCGTCAATCATATTCCAAAGTTCAGTATCGTTTTGTTGTTTTTGATCAAGTATTGAGAAAAAAACAGCACCGCTTTCGCCCACAGTAAAGGAACCAAATTCAGAAAAAATATTTGGTTCTGCAACACCATTTTCAGTACAAAACTTCTTGGTTTGACTAATTATTTCTTCAACAATGTATTCATAATCAAAATCAAATCCTAAGGATGTTTTAATGGGTAAGCCACCACCAATATTGAGGGTGTCCAGCGTAGGACAAATTTTCTTAAGGTCTACATAAACCTTCAAACATTTTGCAAGTTCACTCCAATAAAATATAGAATCTTTCATTCCTTTATTTATAAAGAAGTGAAGCATTTTAAGTTCGAAGTTTGGGTTTCCTTTAATTTCGTTTAAATAATAATCTTTAATGTCTTTGTATCTGATTCCCAGCCTGGAGGTGTAAAATTCAAAGCTTGGATCCTCCTCTGATGCTATTCGTATTCCTAATTTTACTTTATTTTTAGCATGTGCTTTGTAATATTCTATTTCCTCCTTATTATCAATTACAGGTATAACATTGGAAAAACCGTCATTTATAAGGTCTGTAATGTACTCCTTGTATAAATTATTTTTAAACCCATTACACACAATGAATTTATTTTGTTTGAGTTCGCCCTGTTCATGAAGCTCACGAATTATTTGTATATCAAAAGCAGAGGATGTTTCTAAATGTGCATCATTTTTAAGTACTTCTTCCAAAACAAATGAAAAATGTGAACTTTTTGTACAATAGCAATAGGTGTATGTTCCCTTATAATCCACTTTAGCCATGGCAACATTGAACAGCTTTTTTGCTTTTTGGATTTGTTGACCAATTTTTGGCAGATAGGTAATCTTTAAAGGAGTTCCATATTGTTTTATTACTCCCATTAATGGAATGTCATGAAAGTATAATTCATTATCAACTACATTAAAGCTTTCTTGTGGGAAATCAAAAGTTTGTTGAAACAGGTCTATGTATTTATTCTTCATTTTTTATTAGAATATAATCTATGTTAATTACATTATGATAATAAATGCAAAGTAAGTAACTTGGATTTACTTTTACAAACTAATTTAAAACGAAAAAATATTAGCAATGTTATTGATTTGCATTGCACTTAAAGTTAAACAAAAGCTAGTGCTTTTTTTATTTTTCAATATTCCTTTTGTCATCCAAATACAAGTTGTTTTAAAAGGACAATTAGTGAAAATGACCTGTTTTAATTCGAGCTGGAGGTAGTAATTCAATTTGATTTCTTTACTTTGCAAAAATAT
Coding sequences within:
- a CDS encoding arginine decarboxylase codes for the protein MKNKYIDLFQQTFDFPQESFNVVDNELYFHDIPLMGVIKQYGTPLKITYLPKIGQQIQKAKKLFNVAMAKVDYKGTYTYCYCTKSSHFSFVLEEVLKNDAHLETSSAFDIQIIRELHEQGELKQNKFIVCNGFKNNLYKEYITDLINDGFSNVIPVIDNKEEIEYYKAHAKNKVKLGIRIASEEDPSFEFYTSRLGIRYKDIKDYYLNEIKGNPNFELKMLHFFINKGMKDSIFYWSELAKCLKVYVDLKKICPTLDTLNIGGGLPIKTSLGFDFDYEYIVEEIISQTKKFCTENGVAEPNIFSEFGSFTVGESGAVFFSILDQKQQNDTELWNMIDGSFITTLPDTWGINQRFILMAINNWENEYQRVNLGGLTCDGLDYYNSEAHVNSVFLPKFEKEKPQYIGFFNTGAYQDSLSGYGGIKHCLIPAPKHILIDKDENGEIYTRLFAKEQSYKSMLKILGY